One window from the genome of Elaeis guineensis isolate ETL-2024a chromosome 5, EG11, whole genome shotgun sequence encodes:
- the LOC105045907 gene encoding SWR1 complex subunit 6, protein MDEENTGPFRRTSSRTRKMASKMAAALASTDNRTQAALARLEALESDNAGAEVVEINDDDDASLDEDDQVYIQKKQSKSMKRKTRLAKALENAKKAPRTFMEVLQDANLEALPPHVPSYLRAAVGPPSTTSRRHFCTVCGYTANYTCVRCGMRFCSCRCQVIHNDTRCLKFVA, encoded by the exons ATGGACGAGGAGAACACGGGGCCCTTCCGCCGGACCTCGAGCCGGACCAGGAAGATGGCGTCGAAGATGGCCGCCGCTCTCGCCAGCACCGATAACCGCACCCAG GCAGCTCTTGCTCGTCTTGAGGCATTGGAAAGCGACAATGCTGGAGCAGAGGTGGTAGAGATCAATGATGACGATGATGCTTCTCTCGACGAAGATGATCAAG TGTACATTCAAAAGAAGCAGTCCAAGAGCATGAAGCGCAAGACTAGACTGGCAAAAGCACTGGAGAATGCAAAGAAGGCACCAAGGACATTCATGGAGGTGTTACAGGAT GCAAATCTAGAGGCCCTGCCTCCACATGTTCCCTCCTATTTGAGGGCTGCCGTAGGCCCCCCAAGCACTACATCCCGTCGCCATTTCTGCACGGTTTGTGGGTATACTGCCAACTACACATGCGTTAGGTGCGGAATGCGATTTTGTTCATGTCGTTGTCAGGTTATACACAATGACACTCGATGTTTGAAGTTTGTAGCCTGA
- the LOC105045906 gene encoding laccase-3, translated as MESHSNTSVIPSWLLCFLLSFFLLCSHIKAEVHYHDFVVQATPVKRLCKTHNIITVNGQYPGPTLEVKNGDTLVINVVNRARYNVTLHWHGIRQMRTGWADGPEMVTQCPIRPGGSYTYRFTIEGQEGTLWWHAHSSWLRATVYGALIIHPKENNSYPFTNPTREIPILLGEWWDANPIDVVREATRTGAAPNISDAFTINGQPGDFYNCSGKDTTVIPVGAGDTNLLRVINAALNTELFFAIAGHQMTVVGADASYTKPFTTSVIMLGPGQTTDVLVTMDQPPSRYYMAARAYASAQGVPFDNTTTTAILDYDCGCSTKPGLAIQPAFPALPAYNDTSTATAFSTGLRSLDKVRIPSPVDEDLFFTVGLGLFNCPPGKTCGGPNGTRFGASVNNVSFVLPTSFSILQAHHHGVPGVFTTDFPANPPVQFDYTAANVSRALWQPVPATKVYKLKYGSVVQLVLQGTSIFAAENHPIHIHGYDFYILAEGFGNFDAAKDTAKFNLVDPPMRNTVGVPVNGWAVIRFVADNPGVWLMHCHLDVHITWGLAMAFLVEDGVGELQSLEPPPADLPLC; from the exons ATGGAGTCTCACTCAAACACTAGCGTCATTCCATCCTGGTTGCTCTGCTTCCTTCTTAGTTTCTTTCTTCTCTGCTCCCATATCAAAGCTGAAGTTCACTACCATGACTTCGTC GTCCAAGCGACGCCAGTGAAGAGGCTGTGCAAGACCCACAACATCATTACGGTGAATGGGCAATACCCGGGACCAACTTTAGAGGTAAAAAATGGTGACACCCTCGTGATTAATGTCGTGAACCGGGCCAGATACAATGTCACACTTCACTG GCATGGAATTCGGCAAATGAGAACGGGATGGGCCGATGGACCGGAGATGGTGACTCAGTGTCCGATCAGGCCCGGCGGGAGCTACACGTACCGGTTTACGATCGAGGGCCAGGAGGGGACCTTGTGGTGGCACGCACACAGCTCCTGGCTCCGGGCCACAGTCTATGGAGCTCTCATCATCCACCCAAAGGAGAACAACTCCTATCCATTCACCAACCCCACAAGGGAAATCCCCATCCTCCTTG GAGAATGGTGGGATGCAAATCCAATCGATGTCGTCAGAGAGGCCACACGGACCGGAGCAGCTCCAAACATCTCTGATGCTTTCACCATCAATGGCCAGCCCGGCGATTTCTACAACTGTTCCGGCAAAG ACACGACGGTGATTCCGGTGGGCGCCGGTGACACCAACCTCCTCCGGGTCATCAACGCAGCCCTGAACACCGAGCTCTTCTTCGCCATCGCCGGCCACCAGATGACCGTGGTCGGAGCCGACGCCTCCTACACCAAGCCCTTCACCACCTCCGTCATCATGCTGGGCCCGGGCCAGACCACGGACGTCCTCGTGACCATGGACCAGCCGCCCTCCCGCTACTACATGGCCGCCCGGGCCTACGCCAGCGCCCAGGGCGTCCCCTTCGACAACACCACCACCACCGCCATCCTCGACTACGACTGCGGCTGCTCTACCAAGCCCGGCCTAGCCATCCAGCCCGCATTCCCGGCCCTCCCGGCCTACAACGATACCTCCACCGCCACCGCCTTCTCCACCGGCCTCCGGAGCCTGGACAAAGTTCGCATCCCCAGCCCCGTAGATGAGGACCTCTTCTTCACCGTCGGCCTGGGCCTCTTCAACTGCCCTCCAGGGAAGACGTGTGGCGGCCCGAACGGGACTCGCTTCGGTGCCAGCGTTAACAACGTCTCTTTCGTGTTGCCTACGAGCTTCTCCATCCTCCAGGCCCACCACCACGGCGTACCCGGCGTGTTCACCACCGACTTCCCGGCCAACCCGCCGGTGCAGTTCGACTACACGGCGGCCAATGTGAGCCGCGCCCTGTGGCAGCCCGTCCCAGCGACCAAGGTGTACAAGTTGAAGTACGGTTCCGTGGTGCAGCTGGTGCTCCAAGGCACCAGCATCTTTGCTGCCGAGAACCATCCGATCCACATCCATGGTTACGACTTCTACATTCTCGCCGAGGGGTTCGGGAACTTCGATGCTGCGAAGGACACCGCCAAGTTCAACCTCGTCGACCCTCCGATGAGGAACACCGTCGGGGTGCCGGTCAACGGCTGGGCTGTCATCCGGTTCGTGGCGGACAATCCCGGGGTCTGGCTCATGCACTGCCACTTGGATGTTCACATTACCTGGGGCTTGGCCATGGCTTTCCTGGTGGAAGATGGAGTTGGAGAGTTGCAGTCCTTGGAGCCTCCACCAGCTGACCTTCCCCTCTGCTAG